The DNA sequence AAAGACTGAGGGGTTAAAAAGATGAACAgcaaaaaaaaacccacccaATACATAGATGAAATCAGGGGAAAGCCAACcgccaaaacaaaacaaacacataatAAAAACCATTACCACACCACATTTTAAAGATACTAAACAATTAATAATTAGCAAACAATGAATGGAATTAGGGGCTAAAATAGCCTTAATGATGGACAAGCCCCCATGCCAAATCAAATTCGAGCAGAATCCAGCTCCCAATGTGACTTGGAAAACCAACGGTTTCCAATAAAAGCAAACTAGATCTCGAttagttaaaaaataaataaataagtaaaatgTTACACTTAAACAGTTTCACAACTCCACGAAACCAATTAATCGAAAAACCAACACTCAGGTCCAAACATCTCAATAAAACACATTGACACAaggatattgatttttttttagccCAAAGCAACTATTACGTTTAGGGTAATAcaagggagactaaatttagagactaaattttggaaactaaaggacatggaagactatgattggtttattacttaaacttTGATAAACACGCTCATTCCtaagtttgcaaatttagtctccgtAGCATTATCCTTACGTTTAACTTAAGGAGTTTGTTGCAACCTAATTGCTTTTacatgtgtgtgttgtgtgtgatCGTGATCAATGGCAAGTGATAAAGGAGTGGCTGGACTGAAATTGGAAGGTACGGCGTCTGGCTCTACTCACAGGTCAATTGTCAATCCCGTGGTTATTCAAAGTAATGCTTCAAATTTACCAAATACCGTAAAACTCAATGGACCAAATTATCCACTTTGATCCAAAGTATTGGAGATGCATATTGTTGGGCGTGGAAAGAAAGGGTTCGTGACAGGGAGTATTAAGGAGCCTAAAGAAGACAATGTCGAATATGATGCTTGGGAGACTGGGAATGCAATTGTGAAATGATGGTTGATTGATTCCATGGATCCTACTATCATGGATTTTTTCATTCATCTTCGTACTGCTAAAAAAGTATGGGAAGAAGTTGCCCAGACGTACTATGATGGATTTGATATCTCTCAGATTTATGAGTTAAAGGTGAAGTCATTCCGACTTCACCAAGAAGGGCGGCCTATTGGTGTATACTATGCCGATCTTAAAGTTGTCTGGCAAGATCAAAGAAGACCAAACAAGATGGAGTGTGCTCTTGACTTGAAGACACTTCGAGAAGAAGTTCAACTAGACCGTGTGTATGCTTTTTTAGCGGGACTTGATGATATTTTTGACAAGGTCTGTAGTGATACTTTGAGAACTCAGCCTCTACCATCTGTGGATAAAGTGTTTTTAGTAGTTAGgcaggaagctcaacgccatgCTACTATGATGGGAGGTAGTGCCGCTGGAAACCAAGGAAGAACCCCACCTATGGCTATAGTGTCACAACCTCATTCTTCTAGCTGGCCCTATGGCCCATCTTCATCAACTGATTCTCGCCCATTTACTcgagaaaataaagatgatttGAAGTGTACCTTTTGTGGGAAAACCCGTCATACGGAAGATACATGTTTTTTAAAACATGGAGTACCTGAATGGTTCTcggaattgaagaagaaattgcGTGCTAAAGAGCTGGCCGCTAACGGAGCTAGTGGAAGTGTCCACCCATGGCCGCTGCAGCAACTGGAAAGAAAGATGTCATGCCTACTCAAGGAGATCCAAGTCAAGCCTTGTTGACCCAGCCCAATCCTAGTAAGTCCTCATCCAATACAGGTACTGATAAGCAGGTTCTTTTAGCCTCTAGTTCTGAACACAATATAGGTTGGATTCTGGACTCTGGAGGAACTGATCATATGATGCTTGATAAAATGTTATTTAAGTATATGACAACGACACATCAAAAATGTGTTGCCACGGAAAATGGCACCACTACTGTGGTGACTAGGGCCGGCACAGTGGACCTCACGCCATCTCTTTCTCTACACCATGGTTTGCTTGTTCCGTCATTGTCTCACCATTTATTATCTATTCCCCAAGTTATTGAGCAATTGGATTGTGTTGTAATTATGtatctatttttttgtttacttcAGGATATTCAGACCAAGGAGATAATTGAGCATGACACTAAGAGAAAGGGGTTATACTATATGGATGATGTCGTTCCTGGCAGAGCTAATGCAGTTCGAGCCTCTCGAAGTTTGGTTGTTACATTGTCGGTTAGGACATGTTTCTTTTGGTTATTTAAGGTGTATATTGCCTAGTATgtttcatgaaataaaagaatcaAACTTACATTGTGAAGTATGTATTCTTACTAAGAGCCATCGTGCTTCATTTTACTCctagtatgaataaaagatTGCTTCCGTTTGAGCTTGTGCATTTAGACGTTTAGGGGCCTTCGCCCGTTAATACTGTTTCAGGAGTTAAGTAGTTTGTTACgtttgttgatgattgcactTGTATGACATGGTTGTATGTTTTGAAACATAAAAGTGATGTAAGTACAATTATTCGGTCTTTCTTTTAGATGGTGGCTGTTCAATATTCCTCTGTTGTTAAGGCTCTTCGTACTGATAATGGGGGAGAATATGTTAACTCTGAGTCATCTAATTTTTTCCGTGACCAAGGAATTATTCATGAGACAACATGTTTGTAcaccccacaacaaaatggggtagCTGAGAGAAAAAACAGTCATAGTTTTGAAACTGCTCTTGCATTGCTTATTGGTGGGTCCGTGCCCAAGAGTTTTTGGCCAGATGCCATCACTTATGCCGTGTATGTTATAAATTGCATGTCATCCCGGGTTGTAGAATTTTGTACTCCACTCCAAGTGTTGACGGAACATGTTCCAGTTGTTTGTACCAATACTCTCACTCCTCAAATGTTTGGATGTGTTTCTTATGTTCATATTCACAAGATTCATCATAGTAAATTGGATCCTTGTGCTATTCGGTGTGTCTTTGTGGGTTTTGTATCCTACCAGACTGGTTACAAGTGTTACCACCCTGTAACTTGCCACATATATATAACCATGGATGTGACTTTATCTGAGTCCAAATATATTTATGCTCCCACATCACCACCCTTCAATCACAAGGGGGAGGGTTCTAGTTGTGATcttgatggtgattttgaatgGTTGTATGTATAAGAGGTGATGGTTTCAGGAGGAGTGCACGGTGCTGCTATGCCGAGTAATGTAGTTGATGCTCGATCTCCTTCTGCAAAACCTGTTGCGAGTGGTCAGCAGCTTCTCACTGAACCTGCTACAAGTGGTCTGCAGCTTCTCACCGAAGAAGAGGCTGCCAGTCCATGTGTCAGTGCTGCCAAAGAGGAGTGCAGTGATGGTCAACCCACTATTGCCGAAGCTTCCTCCCCTC is a window from the Malus domestica chromosome 16, GDT2T_hap1 genome containing:
- the LOC139193149 gene encoding uncharacterized protein produces the protein MDFFIHLRTAKKVWEEVAQTYYDGFDISQIYELKVKSFRLHQEGRPIGVYYADLKVVWQDQRRPNKMECALDLKTLREEVQLDRVYAFLAGLDDIFDKVCSDTLRTQPLPSVDKVFLVVRQEAQRHATMMGGSAAGNQGRTPPMAIVSQPHSSSWPYGPSSSTDSRPFTRENKDDLKCTFCGKTRHTEDTCFLKHGVPEWFSELKKKLRAKELAANGASGSVHPWPLQQLERKMSCLLKEIQDIQTKEIIEHDTKRKGLYYMDDVVPGRANAVRASRSLVVTLSMVAVQYSSVVKALRTDNGGEYVNSESSNFFRDQGIIHETTCLYTPQQNGVAERKNSHSFETALALLIGGSVPKSFWPDAITYAVYVINCMSSRVVEFCTPLQVLTEHVPVVCTNTLTPQMFGCVSYVHIHKIHHSKLDPCAIRCVFVGFVSYQTGYKCYHPVMVSGGVHGAAMPSNVVDARSPSAKPVASGQQLLTEPATSGLQLLTEEEAASPCVSAAKEECSDGQPTIAEASSPLFSSTVPLSNTYSLDIPEVSTRDTHVPNDVISTYKLPPR